AAAAAATGTGGTTAAGAAGGAAAACAGATAGGGTAGAAGCCCAGTCTCAGATACCATTCAGTTTAAGATTCTCACACTATGTGTGGTGGCTTTGAGCATCCTGAAGAGAGGTAAGTTATGATGGTTTTCTGATACTCAGATTTTCAGTATAAGGGGTACAGCATAGTATGGAATTGGAAGCAGGAGCCATCAGGAAATCAGCATCAGAAATTGCTCTTCTGGGCTCAGAGACAAACTTAGCATCATTGGAACTGAGTGAAACACTCCAGTGTTACATATGTGGCTACACAATTTAGAGTGTGGGTTAATACTTGGGAAAGAGCCCTTCCCAAAAGCCTGTGATAAGTATGAAATCATTGTGGAAGTTCTAGTGACTCATGTGATAACAGTCAGGGCTTCTTTATCAAGGTGTGGAGCTCAGTTTCGTAGACGATGTTGTTCGCTAGGAATAATGCCAAACCTCAATGCATGCTACGGCTCAACCCATCCCCAACACTGTGAGGTGAAATGTCAACAGTGAGAAAGAGCAGTTTATGTTTATTAAAGCACTAACACAGATTCAGCAATCAATAACTGCTTGACACTCTGAAAAGTGCCCTCATGCTGGCAAATCCAATGCCACTGAACACCCATTTCCTAGGAAACAGTGAAGTAGCTCAATCATCCTTGTGTTTTATAGGAGGAAAAAGCAACCAAATGAaccaaaatggaataaaaaagcaGTCAAAATTCATGATTTCAGGGATCTGAATGGGCCTAGGAATCAGCCCTTTAACTGTCAACAGAGTCAGTTGGGGCAGGTAAAATAGGGAGAAAAATGTCTGGGTTTCCTACCTAGATAGCCTTTCATCCCTCCTATGAACAATACTTGTTAGCAGAAGCCTTTGCTTTCAGGATGTCATCAACAGCCTGACACTCCCCTAGGTATTGACCTAGCAGTGCTGAGTGGTTCAAAGAAATAACAGGGGCAGAGTGGCTGATTGCTGAGACAAGGGGATTCTCAATAAGGCATTTGTGGTGTTATGGTTGGTAAACTTGGTTGACAGCGGGAAGGGCAGAGGAGTCCAAAGATTAGACAGAAAGGATGAGCCTCGGGGCTTCTATTTAGGGTCTGATTTACATGTTTTATTTAGATTATCAGTTTGAGGGGGTGGGTGATGAAACAATACGTTTCTAATTGGAAGTCCTGGAAACAGATCCTATGAAAAAGAAGTTCCCTTTATATACAATATGAGTTCAGTGATAGGTGTGTATATAAAGAAAGGAAACTGGAAAGTACTAAATTATTAACAGCTTAATGGGCAGGGTGTTAGCTCATCAGGTTGGACAATTAACAGAACAAGCTAAATTCTTCTGTGTGCTTTTTGCTTCACCCTTCATACTTGACACttggctccattttttttttttttttttttggctacaacCTGGACTGCTCTCTGATTCCTCAACCCTATCACACTACTTCTACCCTTGGGATTGGATGCAACCTGGGAGTTTTCTTCCCCTGCTCTGCTCCCTGGGTCTTACAGTGCCTTGTACCCCAAAGCAGAAAAATCAGGAAATGGACATCAAGCTGTAACATTAAGATAGGAGCCCAACAGTTCCAGTTTCTCATTATGCTTGTTTCACTTGGCTACCTGAAATGATGTGGAATTTCCTGGGGTCTTTCGCAAGCATACTCTCCGTTGGTGCAGTGATCAGACATCAGTGAAATACAGGACCATTCCTAAACCCCAGGAGTTTGAGTctcttaaaaaaagatttattcttttttttggctgtggtgggcctacacacaggctttctctagttgcagcgagcaggaggGCTATTGTTGCCATGTGCacctggcttctcattgtgatgacttctcttgttgcagagcacaggctctaggtgcatgggcttcagcagttccAGTGtcggctcaggagttgtggctcacgggcttagttgctctgtggcatttgggatcttctgggaccagggatcaaactggtgcccCCTGcgttagaaggcagattcttgaccactggaccatcaaggaagtccagggtcttaataaaatacaaaaatgaggGAGGCAGGGGcaaaaagaatttcaaactgCAGGGAGTAGATACGGTGCTGCTTAATGCTCTTACTCCCAGGAAATCTATAAGCTCCAAGAAGCACCACCTCACCTTTAGGCTTTACTGTTGGTAGAATGAGTGCACCATCCTGACAATATGGGGCTGGTTTAAGGATATTTCACACTTTTAGGTTTTTTGAGCAGGACAGCTGAAGCAATTTTGCTTTGTTCCCTGCTCCAAACTGTCCTGAGAGCAAAGGGTATATGCTTAACGTCAAGTGAATTGGTGCACTATCTGCGTCAGTTCTTCAGAAATCCCCTTGGAAAAATACTGATAACTCTCCCTTTTTGATCTCTTCTAAGAATATGAATTCCTGAGGCACAAACTCATTCATAcaattacatcttttaaaaaggatctgtggggacttctctggtggtccagtgactaagactccacactcccaatgcagggggctcaggtttgatccctgctcaggaaactagatcctgcatgccacaattaagagttcacatgtcacAACCAAAAATCCCTTAGGCgtcaatgaagatcaaagatcctgcatgctgcaactaagacctggtgcagccaaataaataaatagataatttaaaaataaataaataaaaaggatttgTAACAACCAAGAGCAATTATTAATACAGGACAACTTCCATCTTTCCCTAGCAGCCCTTACTGGAAACAGTTTGCATAACCTTCCACAGCCTGAGCTGGGGTGGGAACTTTTGAAATGTTCTGCAGATTTTCAGGGTTAGCCACTTCCTTAATCCTATGGACCCATTTGGGAAGATCTTTTTGGCCTGTGTGTCTTAAGCAACATTTATATGGGAAGCTGTCTCCTTTgatttctgagccatacagcagtGCTGTCTCATTGATCAAAGCCATAGaaaatgccacattttgtttGGTAATGAGGCCCAGGGACAGGCTCGATGATGGACTCCACATGCGAGGCAGCGCTGCTGCAGACCATCCAGGGAAGCCTTAAGTTCGCTGGGCTGAGGCAGCTGGCGCTGTTCCGGGATGTAATGAGCAGAGCTCCCACTGGCTTTCTGATTCTGTTGATGAGTTTAGAACCTCTGAACTCTGACGATGTTGCTGGAGAAATGTGCTCTGAAATAAAGTGATCAATTTCTTCCAGCAACTGTCCTGGTCCTGGGTGGGACAGAACAGGAAAGGCCTTGTTTGGGCTAATATCTGAGCCATCCTGGAGACAGCAGGCTTATGTTTAAGACCTCTTATCTTGTATGTTTTGAGATCTAATAAAGATCTTCCTGAGTGAATTTGAGGAAGTAAACAGGCtgatgtaaaaaataattttttttaatattccccCCAGACGTCCATTGTGAGAAGAAAGGCTGCTTAGGATTCAAGGCAGACGCTGATTTTAGCTGCTTACCAGGAGCCAATGGATTTGCACTGCTTGCTGTAGTagttttcctcctctcctctccatttTCCTCCCCTCCCATGCTCTCTCTTCTGTCCCCTTTCCAGAAGATGTGTTCAAGCAGCAATAAACAGGCAGAGGACAAGTCAATTCTAGCAACAGTATTTTTTATACGACTACAAGCTACTCAAAAAGACTTCCTGTAGCCTAAAACTATAAGCACCTAGAGAAACCCTGCCAGAACTCTAAGAAACAATGAGTACACACTGATATTGACCTGTATTTTCCCTTCCTAGGAGCTCTGTTATAGGAGCTTTCTCTTCTGGTCAAACAGGTCTGCCCACCGTTCCCTAAACACATCTCACAGCTTCCTGTCACCTGGAATGGCTGGCCTCTCCATCTCCTTTATGATCTACATCCAACTCTGTCTCTTCCAATAATAAGTACCTTTTAATCCTACATCTGAATGCCTTCTGGCCCCTTGTATCTACACAGGTCATTCAGGACATAATCCCTTGTTGTAGGTACTTGGGCATATATCTTATCTCTCCAGCTAGTTTTGAACCTTCTAGAGTTAAGGACCAGTTCTCACTCAGATTCTCCATGGAACCTGTAGAGCTCATCAACTCTGATGTTGTGGTTAAACAACCTCTGGCACAAGActatctgggttcaaatcttgctTTGTCACTTGCTGGTTGAGTGACCTCACTCACGTCACTTAATTTCTGTATGCCTTAATTCCCCTGTAACATGGGAATATTAATAACACCTTCTGCAGAGAGCTATTTTGAGCATCCAAGTAATACTTGCAAAACACTTTGAACACTGCCTTTCACCCATTAAGTACTCCAGAAATGCTAGTCCTTGTTATCCACTCCAACCTGAATGCTCAGCATGAACTgccaagtgccaaagaatggCACTCAGCCTACCCCCATGGTGTCAAGCTTAGTTTTGCCTTATAAGTTTACCAGACACTCACTGAAGGAATTCCCGACCTGACTTTGAATATCTTTCCTGCTCTGAGCCCTTTACCTGACTGCTGGTATTGTCCACAGCCACCCAACACAGTCTTGCCTCCTTTCTGTCtcccagtcatgtcccactcatTCCTACCTTTGTACCTTTACTCAGTGTTCCTCTTCCCTGGAAAGCTAGCCCTACCCTTCCCCTTTCCAATTCCCACCCATCCTTCACTTTTCCACTCAAGCtttacctcctccaggaagccttccctgattatCTCAATTTATCTTCAtcttccccttgtggctcagctggtaaagaatcttcctgcaatgcgggagacctgggtttgattcctgggttgggaagatcccctggagaagggaaaggctacccactccagtattctggcctggagaactccatagactgtatagtacatggggtcgcaaggagtctgacatgactgagcgactctcacttcacTTCCCCTTCTTCCAACTCCCTCAGCAGTCTAAGTTAGAACCACATAACTGAACATGCACCGACATTTTCCTGGCAACTTTTGAGTCTTCGTCTCATTTCCTCAGGAAGTTGATAAATTCCTTAAGAACAGCTAGAATGTTTTCCCCTCTTTTGCCATCTGCCCCTGGCATGTAACCAGTACTGGGTACTCAACAGGTGTCCAGTAAAGATTTATCAATTAATGTACCTATATGCCCGGGTATGGCCAAGGGAAGCCGGGTTTCTGGCTCTCTTCCTGGCAGTGAGCTCGGGCTGGAGTGAAGAGAAGGCAGGGAACCAGTGAAGCTGACTTCACTTATTTCTTCACTGCCATCCGGGCCACAGAATTAGCAGGGTCTTCAGGTAAACTGTCCTTTAGACTGGACTTCTCTCTCAGTTAATGGTTGACATTCTCTGTTTACCTTAATGATTGCCAAGATCTGTTGCTGCACACGGTACATTTTGTGGCTCAACTGCCTTGGCCCCGAGGGTAGAAGGCAATTTGGAAGAGGTTTGGGGGTTGTGGGATGGGACTGGAAACACTCTGGTCCATCCCTAGCCACTTAGGGCATGGGTAATAAGCAGAGAGCCCAAGAGAACCCTGGTACTGCCATGTGGGGGAAGCCCTGCTGTCTCTCACTTTGGCCTCAAGGGGCCAGTAGCCATTGCCCATGGCTGTTTTTTCTCTCCCCATAGTCAGCATTTTCAAGGTTGGGAGCTGGAAGGGATGGCACCCAGTGCAGGAGCCCTCTCTGTAGCTCGTCCACACACCGGATCTACCTGTGGCCGGTGGGTGGGGGAAGGCTGAAGGCTGAGGCCCAGGTCCAGTTCCGTCTCCCAGATTGGGCTGAACATGCATACATGGGTGACAAAGATGCCTCTCTTCCTCTGGGATGGGGCAGTAACTTCAGGCTATGTGATTTGTCTCTCCAAAGTCACCGGGAGTTCAGGGGATCAATCTTATTTAATGATTGTATGAGGGAGGAGGTAGAGCTGGTTAATGTTTGTCTGGTTCCTCTTGGGCTGTGGGCCATATCTGGCTCCAGCCCTGGGCTCTTTGTCCCTCCCCTGGACTGGGCTGACAGTACCTAGTGACATAGTGCAGACACGCCTGCAGACATTCCCTGGGAAagggcagcagcagccaggtgagGAAGCTGCGGGCTGAGGGACGTGGGCCCAGGGGCTGGTGTGGCCCAGGAGGGAAGaagtgggggttggggagaggtTTGGGTCTTGCCTTCTCCTGGGCTCAGCATTCAGCCACTTAGATACCTTCTGTGTTTCCCTCTGAGCTGGACTGAGGCACCTCCTACCCGGGTGCCAGGCTTGcttagtctttctctgtagcccCCATCTCATCCTTTTCCCAGGCTCAGTGTTGCTTCTGCTCTCATTCTTTTTTGCCCAGGCAAGAATCACCCTCATCCCCACAGGGTCAAATCCCCAGAAAGATTGGAGGGGGCCCCCAGGCTCAGGGTGGCTAAGTTTATATCTTTAAGACATTTCCTGCCACACAGGGTTAGGGTTCAGTGGGGGCCGCTGGGCACTGCCAGGTGCTGTTTTCCTTCCCTGATTAGAAGGCTAACCAGGCGTGCAACCAACATAGGGGCCGCGGGCAGATGAATACAGCACACTCGGTAGGCACAGAGGACCAGCCAGCCGGGCCAAGGTTTGGGAGCAtgcatttccattttcttgagggaggcagggagactcAAGCTGAGCTTGGAGTAACTGATGACTGGGAGATCTAAAGGATGGGTAGCCCCCTAGTTGTTTGAAAGTTGTTCCATCTGTTGGGAATGGCACGGCAGAATGCACGGACTTAGAAAATGAGATGAGAGGAGAATAGCGACAAGATGGGTTTGAATGGAGAGAAGTATAGAGGTGGATGCAGCAGAGCAATGGGGAAGGGACCCAGGCTTTGATGAGGGGCCAACATGAGCCCTAATCTGAGTTCCAGCACTggcttaccagctgtgtgataaATTACTCAGCTTCTTTGAGTCTCCATTGCTTCATCTGTGAACTGAAGACAATAACTCACAGCTCACAGGTTTGTTGTGAGGATAAGAGTTAAGGAACAGACTACTCCTAGCACAGAATAGGTATTCCCTAAGTGGTGGCTGCTATAATAAGCCCAAGTAGAGAGCAACAGGAAGTCAGAGAGTTGATGGAGGAGTAAAAGGGTGTAGTCCCAACAGTGAGAAAGGGAGCTGATATTACCATGTGGAAAGATCATGGCAGAGCGAGAGAAGGAGAAAACTGGAATGAGCTAGACGGGCCCTGACCCAAGCCTGTCCACAGGATACATATGACAGTGTGGAGGGAACAGTGCAGTGACTGAGGTGCTGTGGAACCAcaggctggaggcagggaagaGAAGCGGGtgaagagggagagggatggaggggtTTGGTCTTAGCCACACCAAATTGATGAAGGCAGCTGGAAACtcagaagaaaatctgaaaaaacatCCCCTGTCCTTTCTTGCCAGAGGCTGCCTGTGAAATGGGGGAGGGAGTATGGAGTCTGAGGCTGAGTGTAACCCCATTTAGCCAAGCCAGGCCCCTCTTTCCCAAACCAAAAAGATACAAGGATTTCCCATAGTTGGAAGGAGGGACAGGAAAGAGGTAGGAGCAGAAAGAGATAgacttgaatgtgtgtgtgtacacgcataCACACGCATGCAGGCACATGTGGAAAGGAATGCGGAGAACAGTTTTTGAGTTCTGAGATCTAATTGATCTCAGAATGCAGTGTCCTTAAAGGATGAAAGGCTGCCAAGGTACAAAGACTTTGAGgtcagaggaaaacaaatttgaaatttGACTCTACCATTTAGCAGAAGTGCAGTTGTCATTGAGGTAAGttgtttaatttctctgagcctcacctTCTCTGTCTGAGAAGTGGGTATAATATTAGTTGGAGGGACTAAGGACAATCTCTTGATTTTGACCTGTGCTTGAGTGCTTGGGCAAATCTGGATCTGAGGACAAGGGCAGAGCCAGACAGGGTCAGAGAAATCTTGTCTAATTAAACACAGGAGCCAAACATGCCTGGAGCAACACAGAGCATATCAACACCTGGACTTTAACCCAAAGTCACAAAAACAGTTTGGATTTCAAAATCAGGTAACTCCCATGAATGTTTTTGAAATGAAACCCTTGAGGTACTGATGTTGACATAGGGATCAGCTCTTTCTAAACGGAGAGCAAAAATTGAGATCTCAGTGCTCACACAAGGGTCCTTAGGTGCTCTAAAGGGAGCTTCTGGCTATGTCCCAGAGGGCTCAAGAAGATGGGAGGTGGAGAGCTAAAAGAACCTAGAAACTCAGGGGTGGCCAGGCTGTCTGTGAGGCATCCCTAAACgacagagagaagagaacagctGAAGTTCGCTTTGGGGTTTGAGGAAGCAGCCAGAGAAAGGTAAGGAGGGGGAAACAGAACAAATCTGGAGGCAACTGAAAGccctgggaagggaggagaggagaagagtTGTCAGTtataggaaagaagagaagggctAGAGGAGAATAAAAGTCAGACCAATCTTCAATCTCTCTGTTTCTTAAAAGcactcacagaaagaaaaattataattgtaTCTGAGGCAGCAAAGCTTCTGGGAAAAaacatgggctctggagtcagcttgtgtctctgtgtgtgcgtgtgtgtgtgtgcatgtgtgttagtcgctaagtcgtgtctgactctttgtaacctgccaggctcctctgcccatgggattctccaggcaagaattctagagtgggttgccgttcccttctccaggggatcttcccgacccagggatcaaacctgcgcctcctgcatctcttgtactgcaggcagactttaccactgagccaccagggagtcagCTTGATCTGGCTCAAAACTCCCAGCTCTGGCATGTACTCACCACATGAACCTTGTGACACTGAGATAAGTCCCTTCACCTTTgtctacctcagtttcctcatctgtgacatGAGGGTTGCAAATAACACCTACCTCTCAGGGTTCTTTTGAGGTTTACAGGAGATGGTGTGCAAGGGcctggcagagagcaggggcttggGAAATGGTTATTCTTAACAATATGCTCCTCCACCACCTAGTTTGACTCTAACAGGTCTCATTGGATGAAGCATTTCTTTCCATTGTACCTCCTGTACCGGCTCTGCCTtcagaatcccagggttgggagaaAGGGCACCTGTGTTCCTGCTTTTCCCGCACTGGTTTAGGCCCACAGCATGAACTgactgaggctttttttttttttttttaagctgcatgAAGAAACCTTGTGCAGACTATCCCTTTACCCCTTAGTTTCTTTCATTCCGCTCCCCCAacttttcttgggcttctctggtggctcagtggtaaagaatccgtctgccaatgcaggcgatgcaagagacctgggttcgatttgtaggctgggacgatcccctgagaagaaaatggcaacctgctccagtattcttgcctggaaaaacccatggacagaaaaacccAACCcatggctggctatagtccatggggtcacaaaagagtctgccATGACTttatgactaaataacaacaaattttTCTAGCTACTAAtaccctcccccttccccctacAACAGCGAGGACCACCCAGAACTTGCCACAAAGTTCAGGCCTTATGTTCTCACAGCTAGTTCCTGGCTTGCAGCATGATCTTGTAATGGCAGACAAGGTGGGATGTAGAAGGAAGCCACCTCCCCTTGCCTAAGAGACAGAGGGGAATTTCTTCCCTAGAGCAACTGGCAAGCTCAGGAAACCAGGAGTTACAATATATACTTGACCCGCGGGCAGGGCAGCAACAGAATGGTCTGTTCTATTTCAGACAGACTCTATAGGTCAACAGCAGCATTGGGAAGAAATAAAGAGGGATATTGGGTTTGGCAAACCACTTAGTTCCCCCCCAAACCACattgttttctcttcttgatAAGGTTTTACTTCCCTTGATCACCAACCATGAAATTGGAGCTGAGCTAAGAACTTTTACAGGTTGCTTCATTGAACCTCACAATAACACTGGGTATGAACCTCATTTATAGATGTGCACACAGACTCAAAGGTTTGGTAACTTACCCCAAAGTcatagtagattaaaaaaaaaaaaaaaaaaaaacccgaagCTAGGTGGCTCTTATCTTTTCCATCTTCTAACCTTCTTCTGTTTGCTTGGTTAACTTGccttttccttctggcttgtCCTCACTTGGCCATCCTCTGTACAGGCTCAAGAAGAGATGGTCAGGCTTTGCTCCATGACTTTGGGATCGGACTGCACTCACAGGTTAGCAGCTTCCTTGCTTCTTGTGTTTTTATGGGTAGCCTtgcttctgttgctgttgttgtcatcATTAACAGCTAGCCTACACTTCGGGGAACACCATCTGCAAAAGCACAAAGACTGTACCATGCAAAGAGCTTAGACTTCTGCTTCAGACACTTTTGTGTTTCATCCTACTCAGACacttcagctgtgtgaccttaagtgAGTTACTtatctgggcttcagtttcctcagctggaAAGACTGGGGTAGTAGTCCTTAGAGGCTTGCTAAGTGGgtcaaaagaaagaatatatgggAAAATACTTAGCACAGTTCCTAGCTTGATAAAAGTGAGCTCCTTTTCCTAACCTCAGGCTCACCCATATCCTGGAGGGGATTTAAGCCAGGAAAAATCCTGCTGAATCTAAGTTTCTAGTAGAGTCATGGGAGAGTGCCTTAGGCCAGAGGCTTCTGGTTCCCCTGGGTCCCATCTTACATGCACCTGTCCTTGTTCCGTCTTCCCCCCCGCTGTGGCCATTCTTCTGGTGGGGCTATGGGGTGGGTGCGGCGATGGACCGGGCGGGCACAGAACAGGTGGGTGCAGGCTGGGTGTCCGGCGCTGGGACACAAGTGCTCTGTGTGTAGGGTGGGCGGAAGTCAGGGCGTTTGATCTGAATTCTAAAGGGCGTTGTTCAGAGCCCCACAAAGGTCCCATTGTGCAGACACTGGGTATAAAGCAGCATATGACTCCCCAGCACCGGGCGGTGATGAATTGGGACGCAGGCGCGAACCCAGGGACCACTCCCCCTGCATAGACATGAGACCATAGGGAACCTGTCTGGGTGGCCTCAGGGATAGGCGCTCCCCAAGGTAACGGGGCTTTGTTGGGTTTAGCCCAGGTCCAAACTtaaggagctgggggaggggaagctaAAGAGGATGGCTGATGGCAGAACAAGATGGGCCTGGCAAGgaagggcaggagaggagagaatgTTGGATGAAGGTGGAGAAGAGAGATGGGGCTCAGGGAGGTCAAGTCATCAAGTGAATGagtgaggaggaaaagaaagagaaggagaggctGGCAAGGGAGAGGGAGTGGTGAGAAAAGCTATGactctccttcttcctttcttgtcACTGGCTCTTGGAAGGGTTGGGGGGAGGTGTCAGGCAGTGTTATGGAGCCTGGCTTTCCACCCCAGCTTTCTGACAGCTTGTTCTGTGGCTCATGTTTTGCAGGTGTGAATGAGGCAGGATGAATTGGACGGGTTTGTACACCTTGCTCAGCGGCGTGAATCGGCATTCTACTGCCATTGGCCGAGTATGGCTCTCTGTCATCTTCATCTTCAGAATCATGGTGCTGGTGGTGGCTGCCGAGAGCGTGTGGGGTGATGAGAAGTCTTCCTTCATCTGCAACACCCTCCAGCCTGGCTGCAATAGTGTCTGCTACgaccactttttccccatttcccatgtGCGTCTGTGGTCTCTGCAGCTCATCTTGGTGTCCACCCCAGCTCTCCTCGTGGCCATGCACGTGGCACACCAGCAGCACATTGAAAAGAAAATGCTTCGACTTGAGGGCCACGGCGACCCCCTGCACCTGGAGGAGGTGAAGAGGCACAAGGTCCACATCTCAGGGACACTGTGGTGGACCTATGTGATCAGCGTGGTCTTCCGGCTGTTGTTCGAGGCTGCTTTCATGTATGTCTTTTATCTGCTCTACCCTGGCTACGCCATGGTGCGGCTGGTCAAGTGTGATGCCTACCCCTGCCCCAACACAGTGGACTGCTTCGTGTCCCGCCCCACAGAGAAAACCATCTTCACGGTCTTCATGCTGGCCGCCTCAGGCATCTGCATCATCCTCAATGTGGCCGAGGTGGTGTACCTCATCTTCCGGGCCTGTGCCCGCCGAGCCC
This genomic interval from Bos indicus x Bos taurus breed Angus x Brahman F1 hybrid chromosome X, Bos_hybrid_MaternalHap_v2.0, whole genome shotgun sequence contains the following:
- the GJB1 gene encoding gap junction beta-1 protein yields the protein MNWTGLYTLLSGVNRHSTAIGRVWLSVIFIFRIMVLVVAAESVWGDEKSSFICNTLQPGCNSVCYDHFFPISHVRLWSLQLILVSTPALLVAMHVAHQQHIEKKMLRLEGHGDPLHLEEVKRHKVHISGTLWWTYVISVVFRLLFEAAFMYVFYLLYPGYAMVRLVKCDAYPCPNTVDCFVSRPTEKTIFTVFMLAASGICIILNVAEVVYLIFRACARRAQRRSNPPSRKGSGGFGHRLSPEYKQNEINKLLSEQDGSLKDILRRSPGTGAGLAEKSDRCSAC